CAGCAGCGGCACATAATCGTCCCACTCGGCCTGATAGAAGTTGCCCGCCACCGGATTGCCCAGCTGGTACTTCTCAGCAAACTTGCGGATGGCGAATCCGCCACGGTTGTCCGCGCTCGTGTTGGTCAGCCGCGGCTCGTCGAACGTCAGCTTGCCATTCTGTTTGTACACCAGAAACACGTACCGATGGAGGCCGGTTCCCTGCGGTGGGCCCGAGCCCACGTACGCCGACAGCGTTTCGCCCTGCGCTACGTCGGCCCCGGGAATGTTGCCGACCAGCCAGTGGTGCCACTCGCGGTACGTCGGTTCCTTGCGGCTCGGCGCATCCGGATCGGTCATGCAGAGCGTGTACAGGGCGCCACTGTCCGCGTTCCATTCCACCTTCGGCACGTCCTTTACCTGCGTGGGGGTGAGTACGTTGCCCTCGCTGACGACGGCACCGCTCGGGTAGGTTACCTTGGCCACCTCGGCCGGGGCGACCGGCACCACGTCGGGGACGACTTCGTGCTTCTCCATGCTTTTCGCAATCGCAGAACTGAACAGCCGGATCGAGGTGGTAAAGATGGACGATGCACGCGTTTGCAGCCGGCAGATTGACATAACTTCGTCGTTGGATGCTGTCTCGCAACTGTGCGGAGGGGAGCACAGGCTTTTTTGCAATGGGGCGAGCTATCGAAAGGCGACACCTGCAAGGGATGTTGCTACCTGCGCTTTCGTCTGTGTACgttcaaaacattcaaacaatGCGAGGATTGGATATTTCG
This sequence is a window from Anopheles merus strain MAF chromosome 3R, AmerM5.1, whole genome shotgun sequence. Protein-coding genes within it:
- the LOC121596926 gene encoding protein D2-like, which codes for MSICRLQTRASSIFTTSIRLFSSAIAKSMEKHEVVPDVVPVAPAEVAKVTYPSGAVVSEGNVLTPTQVKDVPKVEWNADSGALYTLCMTDPDAPSRKEPTYREWHHWLVGNIPGADVAQGETLSAYVGSGPPQGTGLHRYVFLVYKQNGKLTFDEPRLTNTSADNRGGFAIRKFAEKYQLGNPVAGNFYQAEWDDYVPLLYKQLGA